Proteins from a genomic interval of Symmachiella macrocystis:
- a CDS encoding outer membrane protein assembly factor BamB family protein yields the protein MRPLAYSRGNRCLLAALLVVFGSGVVSAGNDWASFQNGGQVSLSTSAAAGDWKLAPELAWTAELTGYGQSSPVVWGEHVYVTSVEGPEKETYLVSAYALADGKQVWQHEVNNATPQKSSNYVSRAAPTPAADAEGVICFFEGGNLLAFTHGGDVRWERNLADEYGEISSRHGLAASVAQDEQSAFIWVERSEEPYVLSVDKKTGDINWKVAGLGATSWSSPRLVPVADGQHLVLSASGNLVGLDPESGERLWAVEGISGNTTPTPVPLGDGRFLIGATVGRGNSDAGKSAKSNGVIQIVKNDDGTWKADYIWRAKRATSSFSSPIAHNGTAYFINKTGVVFGLDLETGQEKFNKRLGGGVWATPIGIGDLVMICGRDGKINLLANSGDEQELSKWEALPEDPEPVAGEKTDRFSASVLYSALWSEQLVLLRRGEALFAVKVIRE from the coding sequence ATGAGACCGCTCGCCTATAGTCGTGGGAACCGATGCTTGCTTGCCGCATTACTAGTTGTTTTCGGCAGCGGGGTCGTGTCCGCGGGAAATGATTGGGCTTCTTTTCAAAACGGCGGACAGGTGTCGCTGTCGACCTCTGCGGCGGCCGGGGACTGGAAACTCGCTCCCGAACTTGCCTGGACAGCGGAGCTCACTGGATATGGGCAATCCTCACCGGTTGTGTGGGGCGAGCATGTTTATGTGACATCGGTGGAGGGTCCCGAAAAAGAGACCTATCTGGTCTCGGCTTATGCGCTTGCCGATGGGAAGCAGGTTTGGCAACACGAAGTCAATAACGCGACACCTCAAAAAAGTAGTAATTACGTGAGTCGCGCAGCACCGACTCCGGCAGCTGATGCGGAGGGGGTCATTTGTTTCTTTGAGGGTGGCAACCTGTTGGCCTTCACGCACGGTGGCGACGTGCGTTGGGAACGGAATTTGGCAGACGAATATGGGGAAATCAGCTCGCGGCACGGGTTGGCTGCCTCGGTCGCGCAAGACGAGCAGTCAGCATTCATTTGGGTCGAGCGGAGCGAAGAACCGTATGTCCTCTCGGTGGACAAAAAAACGGGAGATATCAACTGGAAGGTCGCCGGCTTGGGCGCGACGAGTTGGTCGAGTCCACGACTTGTCCCGGTGGCTGACGGACAGCATTTGGTGTTGAGTGCGTCGGGAAATTTAGTCGGCTTGGATCCGGAATCGGGTGAGCGACTGTGGGCCGTCGAGGGCATTTCCGGCAACACGACACCCACTCCCGTTCCGCTGGGCGATGGTCGTTTTTTGATCGGTGCAACGGTGGGTCGCGGGAATTCCGATGCGGGAAAATCCGCTAAATCGAATGGTGTCATTCAAATCGTAAAGAATGACGACGGCACATGGAAAGCCGATTATATTTGGCGGGCGAAGCGGGCCACCAGTTCGTTCAGTTCGCCGATCGCGCACAATGGCACAGCCTACTTCATCAACAAAACCGGAGTGGTTTTTGGCTTGGACCTGGAAACCGGTCAGGAGAAATTCAACAAACGGCTTGGTGGAGGCGTCTGGGCGACTCCCATCGGAATCGGCGACCTGGTGATGATTTGCGGCAGGGATGGAAAAATCAACCTGCTTGCAAACAGCGGCGATGAGCAAGAGCTCTCGAAATGGGAAGCACTCCCCGAAGATCCCGAACCGGTCGCCGGCGAGAAAACAGACCGATTCTCCGCCAGCGTGCTTTATAGCGCCCTGTGGAGCGAGCAGCTTGTGTTGCTGCGGCGGGGAGAGGCCTTGTTTGCCGTGAAGGTGATCCGCGAATAA